A single genomic interval of Helianthus annuus cultivar XRQ/B chromosome 13, HanXRQr2.0-SUNRISE, whole genome shotgun sequence harbors:
- the LOC110900491 gene encoding zinc finger MYM-type protein 1-like — translation MIYFLMFMFIRFYIPNLYSTVMLQYSYALFLRVEGLGVPTSHNNNSLADLSSGSLQNQIMPPVPKYKYPSGHQKQTQNSSSSLGDDNVGQEANVGEDNVTVGEEGNMGEDNVTVGEEGNVGEDNVTVGEGNMNVCEDNVNDTVDEDDVNPVPDIDIFDPRNWGGLSNDMIKELVTKGPKRDMDVKGPVDKFGRHFSNTMYTRILSNRETCDREWLVYSKKLDKLYCFCCKVFRTRHPKGGLDDEGYNDWRHASGRLKEHEVGLEHFKNMNEWFELRQRLKCKETIDKGAYEHFRKEKDYWKQVILRIITLVKFLAKYGLAFRGSNEKLYQKGNGNFLGLVEMLEEFDPIMKEHVRRVLNEECYVHFLSHNIQNELIQLLGDKVRTEIIKKVKQAKYYSIILDCTPDTSHQEQMSIIVRYVNFNSSSVTIEESFLGFLVVDDTTGLGLFEVTCKELESLDLDIGDMHGQGYDNGANMRGKNKGVQTRFLEKNPRAFYSACGCHSLNLVLWQILKDNVKGLTLKSLSTTRWESRIDSIKPIRTQLGDVNVVSKRLQAKDVVLDVAIDEVDKLIKFFKDYREVGFSKALDEAREIANELGVNAEFRQKRVIYRKKQFDESSSVEEVTFSPDEDFRVNYFLSIVDQAIFSLETRFKQYQKFEKIFGFLFPKKLKTLDKAKLKECCYRLEDALKYEGESDIDAKELCTELKLITTFLPRHIDNAFDVLDYIFQRSTTYPYAINAYKVLLTIPVTVASAERSFSKLKLLKTYLRSTMSQERLNGLATISIESEILDTMDYKELIESFASKKR, via the exons AAATTATGCCTCCCGTTCCTAAATACAAATACCCATCCGGCCATCAAAAAC AGACTCAAAATTCTAGTTCTAGCTTGGGTGACGATAATGTGGGTCAAGAGGCTAATGTGGGCGAAGACAATGTGACTGTAGGTGAAGAAGGTAATATGGGCGAAGACAATGTGACCGTAGGTGAAGAAGGTAATGTGGGCGAAGACAATGTGACCGTAGGTGAAGGCAACATGAACGTATGTGAAGATAATGTTAATGATACCGTAGATGAAGATGATGTTAATCCGGTTCCAGATATTGATATTTTTGATCCTAGAAATTGGGGTGGGCTTAGTAATGACATGATTAAAGAGTTGGTTACGAAAGGTCCAAAAAGAGATATGGATGTTAAGGGCCCCGTGGATAAATTTGGAAGACATTTTTCTAATACCATGTACACTAGAATTTTATCAAATAGGGAGACGTGCGATAGAGAATGGCTAGTGTATTCAAAAAAACTTGACAAACTCTATTGTTTTTGTTGTAAAGTTTTTAGAACGCGGCATCCGAAAGGTGGGTTGGATGATGAAGGTTATAACGATTGGAGACATGCCAGTGGTAGACTTAAAGAACATGAAGTTGGTTTAGAACATTTCAAGAATATGAATGAATGGTTTGAATTGCGACAAAGGTTGAAATGCAAAGAAACAATTGACAAAGGGGCATATGAGCACTTTAGAAAAGAAAAAGATTATTGGAAACAAGTCATCTTAAGGATTATTACACTTGTGAAGTTTCTTGCAAAATATGGCTTAGCGTTTCGTGGGTCAAATGAGAAGTTGTATCAAAAAGGAAATGGAAACTTTTTGGGTTTGGTTGAGATGTTGGAAGAGTTTGACCCGATTATGAAAGAACATGTGCGCCGAGTTTTGAATGAAGAGTGTTATGTACACTTTCTTAGCCACAATATTCAAAACGAGTTGATACAACTATTAGGGGATAAAGTTAGAACCGAAATCATCAAGAAAGTTAAGCAAGCAAAGTATTACTCCATCATCCTCGATTGCACGCCTGATACAAGTCACCAAGAGCAAATGTCCATAATTGTGAGGTATGTGAATTTTAACTCTAGTTCTGTGACCATTGAGGAAtcctttttaggttttttggttgtTGATGATACCACAGGTTTAGGACTTTTTGAAGTAACATGTAAGGAATTAGAGTCGCTTGATCTTGATATTGGTGATATGCATGGTCAAGGCTACGATAATGGGGCAAACATGAGAGGAAAAAACAAAGGAGTTCAAactagatttttagaaaaaaatcctagagctttctaTAGTGCTTGTGGTTGTCATAGTCTAAATCTAGTATT GTGGCAAATTTTGAAAGACAATGTTAAAGGATTAACTCTTAAATCATTGTCTACAACTCGTTGGGAAAGTCGTATAGATAGTATTAAGCCTATAAGAACTCAACTTGGAGAT GTGAATGTGGTGAGCAAACGGTTACAAGCAAAAGATGTTGTTCTTGATGTTGCTATTGATGAAGTGGACAAATTAATTAAATTCTTTAAGGATTATAGAGAAGTGGGGTTCTCTAAGGCACTTGATGAAGCTAGAGAAATTGCAAATGAATTAGGTGTTAATGCGGAATTTCGTCAAAAACGTGTGATATATAGGAAAAAACAATTTGATGAATCGTCAAGTGTAGAAGAAGTAACATTTTCACCCGATGAggattttagagtaaattatttTTTAAGTATTGTTGATCAAGCTATTTTTTCACTTGAAACAAGATTTAAACAATACCAAAAATTCGAAAAAATATTTGGGTTCTTGTTTCCTAAAAAGTTGAAGACTCTTGATAAGGCCAAGCTTAAGGAGTGTTGTTATCGCCTTGAAGATGCATTGAAGTATGAAGGAGAATCCGATATTGATGCTAAAGAATTGTGTACGGAGTTGAAGTTGATTACTACATTCTTACCGAGACACATTGACAACGCTTTTGACGTTTTAGACTATATCTTCCAACGCAGTACTACTTATCCTTATGCTATAAATGCATATAAAGTGTTGTTGACAATTCCGGTAACCGTGGCATCGGCAGAAAGAAGTTTCTCaaagttgaagttgttgaagaccTATTTACGTTCTACAATGTCACAAGAAAGGCTAAACGGGTTGGCGACAATATCTATTGAAAGTGAAATATTAGATACTATGGATTACAAGGAGTTGATCGAGAGCTTTGCTTCAAAAAAACGCTAG